A region from the Methylovorus glucosotrophus genome encodes:
- the apbC gene encoding iron-sulfur cluster carrier protein ApbC, giving the protein MALTESDIQNVLKTITDPNTGKDYISSKSARNIQLKGNDLSLDIVLGYPAKSVISEIQTQVKSALEHIPGIGSVTVNVGSRIVSHSVQRGVQLLPGVKNIIAVASGKGGVGKSTTAVNLALALAAEGASVGILDADIYGPSQPQMLGISGRPDSADGKSIEPMQSHGIQAMSIGFLVDVDTPMVWRGPMVTGALEQLLRDTRWKDLDYLIIDLPPGTGDIQLTLSQKVPVTGAIIVTTPQDIALLDARKGLKMFEKVGIPILGIVENMSTHICSNCGHEEHIFGAGGGAAMGKDYNVDLLGSLPLDIRIREQADGGTPTVVADPDSKIAATYRSIARTTAIKIAQLGLDHSSKFPSIVIQNT; this is encoded by the coding sequence ATGGCCTTGACCGAATCCGATATCCAGAATGTCCTGAAAACCATCACCGACCCCAATACCGGCAAGGATTACATCAGCAGCAAATCGGCTCGCAATATCCAGCTCAAGGGCAATGACCTTTCACTGGACATCGTGCTGGGCTACCCGGCCAAGAGCGTGATCAGCGAGATTCAAACCCAGGTAAAAAGCGCGCTGGAGCATATTCCCGGCATTGGCAGTGTCACCGTCAATGTGGGCAGCCGCATCGTGTCGCATAGCGTACAGCGCGGCGTGCAGTTGCTGCCTGGCGTCAAGAACATCATCGCCGTGGCCTCCGGCAAGGGCGGCGTAGGCAAATCGACCACCGCCGTTAATCTGGCGCTCGCCCTGGCCGCCGAAGGTGCCAGCGTGGGGATACTCGATGCCGATATCTACGGCCCATCGCAACCGCAAATGCTGGGCATCAGCGGTCGCCCGGACAGTGCCGATGGCAAGAGCATAGAACCCATGCAAAGCCATGGCATACAAGCCATGTCGATAGGCTTTCTGGTGGATGTGGATACGCCCATGGTCTGGCGCGGCCCCATGGTCACGGGCGCACTGGAGCAACTGCTGCGCGATACCCGCTGGAAAGACCTCGATTATCTGATCATCGACCTGCCGCCTGGCACTGGCGATATTCAGCTCACGCTCTCGCAAAAAGTCCCGGTTACTGGCGCCATTATCGTGACCACCCCACAGGACATCGCCCTGCTGGACGCGCGCAAGGGACTGAAAATGTTTGAAAAAGTCGGCATCCCCATCCTCGGCATTGTAGAAAACATGAGCACGCACATTTGCTCAAACTGCGGTCACGAGGAGCATATTTTCGGCGCTGGCGGTGGCGCGGCCATGGGCAAGGATTACAACGTAGACCTGCTCGGCAGTCTGCCGCTGGATATCCGCATCCGCGAACAAGCCGACGGCGGCACACCCACCGTAGTGGCCGACCCCGACAGCAAAATCGCAGCCACCTATCGCAGCATTGCCCGCACAACGGCCATCAAGATCGCCCAGCTGGGGCTGGACCACAGTAGCAAATTCCCCAGCATCGTCATCCAGAATACCTAG
- a CDS encoding class I SAM-dependent methyltransferase — protein sequence MDNTLPCPVCNNQAAFFDTADFNKSCEERRGIALQPTGVMIQYFRCLGCGFCFAPEFEQWTLEDFSTHIYNEDYVAVDPDYLSIRPHDNADLLSRNFGKNKARIRHLDYGGGNGMMSELLQAEGWNSKSYDPFNDPDMQISSLGKFNCITAFEVFEHVPDVSVLMQNLNTLLEDKGGILFSTLLSDGQLEDGTLGWWYAAPRNGHISLFSAQSLKWLGQRYGLQLRSLTNGTHLFYRDVLPDWLS from the coding sequence ATGGATAACACGCTCCCCTGCCCGGTTTGCAATAACCAGGCCGCTTTCTTCGATACAGCTGATTTCAATAAATCCTGCGAGGAACGCCGGGGGATAGCGCTGCAACCCACGGGCGTGATGATTCAATACTTTCGATGCCTGGGCTGCGGCTTCTGCTTTGCGCCCGAGTTTGAGCAGTGGACGCTGGAAGACTTTTCCACACACATTTACAACGAAGATTATGTTGCGGTAGACCCGGACTATCTCAGCATACGGCCGCATGACAATGCTGACCTGCTGTCACGCAACTTCGGCAAAAATAAAGCGCGCATCCGGCATCTGGATTACGGCGGCGGCAATGGCATGATGAGCGAGCTATTGCAGGCCGAAGGCTGGAACTCGAAAAGTTACGACCCCTTCAATGACCCGGACATGCAAATCAGCTCGCTGGGCAAATTCAATTGCATTACCGCGTTTGAGGTTTTCGAGCATGTGCCCGATGTCTCCGTGCTGATGCAAAACCTGAACACCTTACTGGAAGACAAGGGCGGCATTCTGTTCAGCACCCTGCTTTCGGATGGTCAGCTGGAAGACGGCACACTGGGCTGGTGGTATGCCGCCCCGCGCAACGGCCATATCAGCCTGTTTTCAGCGCAAAGCCTGAAATGGCTTGGCCAGCGCTACGGGCTGCAATTGCGCAGCCTCACCAACGGTACACATTTGTTTTATCGGGATGTATTGCCTGACTGGTTAAGCTAG
- the pgl gene encoding 6-phosphogluconolactonase, which produces MTKNSTQSLVLNGQISRWHTFTSQQAINEATLQRILALAEEAIAARGAFTIVLAGGNTPKQVYELLRHAKADWSKWHVYHNDDRCLPADHPERNSLMARQAWLDHVAIPADQIHDIPAERGPVEGAAAYAKTLQGLGEFDLVLLGLGEDGHTASLFPGHTWDDSVDAFPVYNSPKPPAERVSISARRLSHTRAVIFLVTGAGKQEAVNNWRSGVAIPATVIKPANGVDVYVFGVALD; this is translated from the coding sequence ATGACGAAAAACTCCACCCAAAGTTTAGTGTTAAATGGACAAATCAGTCGTTGGCACACATTTACATCACAACAGGCGATTAATGAAGCCACATTGCAGCGGATTTTAGCGCTGGCAGAGGAGGCGATAGCCGCACGCGGTGCGTTTACCATTGTGCTGGCGGGCGGCAACACGCCCAAGCAGGTGTATGAGTTGCTGCGTCATGCCAAGGCTGACTGGAGCAAATGGCATGTCTACCATAACGATGACCGCTGTCTGCCTGCGGATCACCCCGAGCGCAACAGTCTGATGGCGCGTCAGGCATGGCTGGACCATGTGGCGATTCCTGCCGATCAGATACACGATATTCCCGCTGAGCGTGGGCCTGTGGAAGGTGCCGCTGCGTATGCTAAAACTCTGCAAGGCCTGGGCGAGTTTGATCTGGTGCTGCTGGGCCTGGGCGAAGATGGCCACACGGCGAGCCTGTTCCCCGGGCATACGTGGGACGACAGCGTGGATGCGTTCCCTGTCTACAATTCCCCCAAGCCACCGGCAGAGCGCGTTTCCATCAGTGCGCGTCGTTTGAGCCATACACGGGCGGTGATTTTTCTGGTGACGGGCGCTGGCAAGCAGGAGGCCGTGAATAACTGGCGCAGTGGGGTGGCGATTCCTGCCACCGTGATCAAGCCAGCGAATGGCGTGGATGTGTATGTGTTTGGTGTTGCGCTGGATTAG
- the gnd gene encoding phosphogluconate dehydrogenase (NAD(+)-dependent, decarboxylating), with the protein MKIAMLGLGKMGGNMTRRLLRSGIQVVGFDFSQDTVNQIASVNGMIPSTSVEDAVAKLDGESPKIVWLMLPSGDPTENQIKDLVPLLNKGDIIVDGGNSNYKHSQRRGAWLAEQGIGFMDCGTSGGIWGLENGYCLMTGATPEVAKVLEPVMKALAHEDHGWAHVGPVGSGHFTKMIHNGIEYGMMQAMAEGLDLLKGKEEFNLDLAQITELWRHGSVVRSWLLDLTAESLKVDQTLENIAPYVADSGEGRWTVVEAVEQGVAAPVLTVALQARFRSQDSKGYSYKLLSLMRNAFGGHAVKTK; encoded by the coding sequence ATGAAAATTGCAATGCTAGGTTTGGGCAAAATGGGCGGCAACATGACACGTCGCCTTCTGAGAAGCGGTATTCAAGTAGTGGGCTTTGACTTCAGCCAGGACACCGTCAATCAGATTGCCTCAGTCAATGGCATGATCCCTTCTACCTCGGTAGAAGATGCTGTTGCAAAACTGGACGGTGAATCTCCTAAAATCGTATGGCTCATGCTGCCAAGCGGCGACCCTACTGAAAATCAGATCAAGGACCTCGTCCCCCTGCTGAACAAAGGCGACATCATCGTCGACGGCGGCAATTCGAATTACAAGCACAGTCAGCGCCGCGGTGCCTGGCTGGCTGAACAAGGCATTGGCTTCATGGACTGTGGCACTTCCGGCGGTATCTGGGGCCTGGAAAACGGCTACTGCCTGATGACCGGCGCTACTCCTGAAGTCGCCAAGGTGCTGGAGCCTGTGATGAAGGCCCTGGCCCACGAAGACCACGGCTGGGCACACGTAGGCCCTGTTGGCTCTGGCCACTTCACCAAGATGATCCACAACGGCATTGAATACGGCATGATGCAAGCCATGGCTGAAGGCCTGGACCTGCTGAAAGGCAAAGAAGAGTTCAATCTGGACCTGGCACAAATCACCGAACTGTGGCGTCATGGCTCCGTGGTCCGCAGCTGGCTCTTGGACCTGACCGCTGAATCCCTCAAAGTTGACCAGACTCTGGAAAACATTGCTCCTTACGTGGCTGACTCCGGCGAAGGCCGCTGGACCGTGGTAGAAGCGGTTGAGCAAGGTGTAGCCGCCCCGGTACTGACCGTGGCACTGCAAGCACGCTTCAGAAGCCAGGACTCCAAGGGCTATAGCTACAAACTGCTGTCCCTGATGCGTAATGCATTTGGCGGCCACGCTGTTAAAACCAAGTAA
- the zwf gene encoding glucose-6-phosphate dehydrogenase — protein MKQIDPCTLVLFGASGNLSRVKLMPGLFRLDALGRLPEKMAILSVGRSEVSLEAWRADIKGMLDAKFKKGYDQKVFERFIARNFYHANPPTDPNAFAKMKDKLSDEATFPQNLAFFLSVRPSDFAQVVDQLAEVGLTNEDKYWRRVVIEKPFGTNLPSAKELQASISKHLKESQIYRIDHYLGKSALQNILLQRFANTVLEPIWNSEYIDHVQITNTEMLGVGDRTQFYDATGALRDMIQSHVLQTLALTTMEQPKDLSPDAVRAEKIKVLEAIRPIPVNDIEHHAFRAQYAAGEINGEKVPGYLEELGDSSSVVETYAALKLFIDNPRWKGVPFYIRTAKRLHEADTRICIRFKKAPLQIGNGQHQNWLIIGIQPRECIKLEIESKIPGLDINTRTIELDAANRQDGDETVDAYEALLLNLMEGDNSQYLHISEVEAQWRLVDPVIEAWAKDRKPVHQYPAGSRDPEASKVIFEHEDQFWRYSIQLGGDAH, from the coding sequence ATGAAACAAATCGATCCTTGTACCCTGGTTCTGTTTGGTGCCAGCGGCAATCTGTCCCGTGTCAAACTCATGCCCGGCCTTTTCCGCCTCGACGCCCTCGGCCGCCTGCCTGAAAAAATGGCAATTCTGTCCGTTGGCCGCAGCGAAGTCAGCCTCGAAGCCTGGCGTGCTGACATCAAGGGCATGCTGGATGCCAAATTCAAAAAGGGCTATGACCAGAAGGTCTTCGAACGTTTCATCGCCCGTAACTTCTACCACGCCAACCCACCGACCGACCCTAATGCCTTCGCCAAGATGAAGGACAAACTGTCGGACGAAGCCACCTTCCCGCAGAACCTCGCGTTCTTCCTGTCGGTGCGCCCATCTGACTTTGCGCAAGTGGTAGACCAGTTGGCCGAAGTTGGCCTCACCAATGAAGACAAATACTGGCGCCGTGTGGTGATCGAGAAGCCATTTGGCACCAACCTGCCATCCGCCAAAGAGCTGCAAGCTTCCATCAGCAAGCACCTCAAGGAAAGCCAGATCTACCGTATCGACCACTACCTCGGCAAATCCGCCCTGCAAAACATCCTGCTGCAGCGCTTTGCCAACACCGTGCTCGAGCCGATCTGGAACAGCGAATATATCGACCACGTGCAGATCACCAACACCGAAATGCTGGGCGTGGGCGACCGCACCCAGTTTTACGATGCCACCGGCGCCCTGCGTGACATGATTCAGAGCCACGTGCTGCAAACCCTGGCGCTGACCACCATGGAACAGCCAAAAGACCTGAGCCCCGACGCCGTGCGCGCCGAAAAGATCAAGGTACTCGAAGCCATCCGCCCTATCCCGGTCAATGACATTGAGCACCATGCCTTCCGCGCCCAATACGCCGCAGGCGAAATCAACGGTGAAAAAGTCCCCGGCTATCTGGAAGAGCTGGGCGACAGCAGCAGCGTGGTGGAAACCTACGCCGCCCTCAAGCTGTTCATCGACAATCCACGCTGGAAAGGTGTGCCGTTCTACATCCGCACCGCCAAGCGCCTGCACGAAGCCGACACCCGCATCTGCATCCGCTTCAAAAAAGCCCCGCTGCAAATCGGCAATGGTCAGCATCAAAACTGGCTCATCATCGGTATTCAGCCACGCGAATGCATCAAGCTCGAAATCGAATCCAAGATTCCAGGCCTGGACATCAACACCCGCACCATTGAGCTCGACGCCGCTAACCGTCAGGACGGCGACGAAACCGTAGACGCCTACGAGGCCCTGCTGCTCAACCTGATGGAAGGCGACAACTCGCAATACCTGCACATCAGCGAAGTAGAAGCCCAATGGCGCCTGGTAGACCCTGTGATCGAAGCCTGGGCCAAGGACCGCAAGCCCGTGCACCAATACCCGGCTGGCAGCCGCGACCCAGAAGCCTCCAAGGTCATCTTCGAACACGAAGACCAATTCTGGCGCTACTCCATCCAGCTGGGCGGCGACGCACACTAA
- the dcd gene encoding dCTP deaminase encodes MSIKSDKWIRRMAEQHGMIEPFEPQLVRELNGEKIVSYGTSSYGYDIRCADEFRVFTNINSTIVDPKNFDPQSFVEVSGKGYCVIPPNSFALARTVEYFRIPRSVLTVCLGKSTYARCGIIVNVTPFEPEWEGYVTLEFSNTTPLPAKIYAGEGCAQVLFFESDEICETSYKDRGGKYQGQVGVTLPKI; translated from the coding sequence ATGAGCATCAAATCCGATAAATGGATACGTCGCATGGCCGAACAGCACGGCATGATCGAGCCCTTCGAGCCACAGCTGGTCCGCGAACTCAACGGTGAAAAAATCGTCTCCTACGGCACCTCCAGCTACGGCTACGATATCCGCTGCGCCGACGAATTCCGCGTGTTCACCAACATCAACAGCACCATCGTCGACCCCAAGAATTTCGACCCGCAATCCTTCGTCGAAGTCTCCGGCAAAGGCTACTGCGTCATCCCCCCCAACTCCTTTGCCCTCGCCCGCACCGTAGAGTACTTCCGCATCCCCCGCAGCGTGCTCACCGTCTGCCTCGGCAAATCCACCTACGCCCGCTGCGGCATCATCGTCAACGTCACGCCTTTTGAGCCTGAGTGGGAAGGCTACGTGACTCTGGAATTCAGCAATACCACCCCGCTCCCCGCCAAGATTTACGCCGGCGAAGGCTGCGCCCAGGTACTGTTCTTTGAATCCGATGAAATCTGCGAGACATCGTACAAGGATCGTGGTGGGAAGTATCAGGGGCAAGTAGGCGTCACACTGCCTAAGATTTAA
- a CDS encoding HigA family addiction module antitoxin encodes MNTRVPAEVFPPGEFLKDELDARGWTQVEFAEIIERDTRIISEIITGKRSITPETAIALGEALGTGPEFWLNLESQYQLSKVRPKENFISRKAKLHDRFPVREMVKRGWVDASQNIDLLENQVFKFFNITSINDSVQFSHAAKKTSYDSQTMLQHAWLFRVKSIAKTLLIEPYSEKKLKAVLENLSSLLLSPEEIRHVPKLLADCGVRFIIVEALPGSKIDGACFWLDKDSPVIGMTTKKDTIDNFWFVLRHEIEHVLLKHGQDKECLDEDLGLETEDIPPEEKLANRAGAQFCVPQDQLANFYDRVNPFFSDQKVTLFAKKLNLHPGLVVGQLQRRLNNYAFLKKYQVKVRHIITSSAVTDGFGQIYPL; translated from the coding sequence ATGAATACAAGAGTACCTGCTGAGGTTTTTCCTCCAGGAGAGTTTTTAAAAGATGAGCTAGACGCTCGTGGATGGACCCAGGTTGAGTTTGCTGAAATTATCGAGCGCGACACTCGTATTATCAGCGAAATTATTACTGGGAAGCGTTCTATAACTCCTGAAACTGCAATTGCATTAGGAGAGGCCCTTGGAACTGGGCCCGAGTTTTGGCTCAACCTAGAAAGTCAATATCAACTTTCTAAAGTAAGGCCAAAGGAGAATTTCATTTCTCGGAAAGCAAAACTTCATGACAGGTTTCCTGTTAGGGAAATGGTAAAACGGGGATGGGTCGACGCTAGTCAAAATATTGATCTACTTGAAAATCAAGTATTTAAATTTTTTAACATCACCTCCATTAACGATAGCGTTCAATTTAGTCATGCAGCAAAAAAGACTTCATACGATTCACAAACAATGCTTCAACATGCGTGGCTCTTTCGGGTTAAAAGCATTGCAAAAACGTTATTGATTGAACCTTATTCTGAGAAAAAACTTAAAGCTGTTTTAGAAAACCTATCCTCACTTTTACTTTCTCCTGAGGAAATTAGGCACGTCCCTAAATTGCTGGCAGATTGTGGTGTTCGATTTATTATCGTTGAGGCACTGCCTGGCTCAAAAATCGATGGTGCATGCTTCTGGCTAGACAAAGATTCCCCTGTTATTGGAATGACCACCAAAAAGGATACGATTGACAATTTTTGGTTTGTTCTAAGGCATGAAATTGAACATGTACTCTTAAAGCATGGGCAGGATAAAGAATGTTTGGACGAAGACCTTGGATTAGAAACTGAAGATATACCTCCTGAAGAAAAGCTGGCAAATAGAGCAGGAGCACAATTTTGTGTACCTCAAGATCAACTGGCCAATTTTTATGATCGAGTGAATCCTTTTTTTTCAGACCAAAAAGTTACCTTATTTGCTAAAAAATTGAATCTTCATCCAGGGTTAGTTGTTGGACAACTACAACGTCGACTGAATAACTATGCATTTTTAAAGAAATATCAAGTGAAGGTGCGCCACATTATTACATCAAGTGCAGTAACAGATGGCTTTGGCCAAATATATCCTCTTTAA
- a CDS encoding type II toxin-antitoxin system RelE/ParE family toxin — protein MEIEFEDEQLERLEIDSSFYAGYPLAIVRAYRKRIQTIRAATDERAFYALKSLHFEKLVGNRVGEYSMRLNEQWRLILKFKTQGDGKIVIVISIEDYH, from the coding sequence ATGGAAATCGAATTTGAAGATGAACAATTAGAACGATTAGAAATAGATTCCAGCTTTTATGCTGGGTATCCGTTAGCTATCGTTAGAGCTTATAGAAAGCGTATTCAGACAATTAGGGCTGCAACGGATGAGAGAGCCTTTTACGCATTGAAGTCTTTACATTTCGAAAAGCTCGTTGGTAACCGAGTTGGCGAATATTCTATGAGACTTAACGAGCAATGGCGCCTGATTCTCAAATTCAAGACTCAAGGAGACGGCAAAATCGTTATTGTCATTAGCATTGAAGATTATCACTAA
- a CDS encoding ribonucleotide-diphosphate reductase subunit beta yields MLNFEEDILIAPAAAPAATPSAASAMPSAAAIANAHSAANQPSATGRVQAVDKRVINGQTDVNQLVPFKYHWAWDKYLAGCANHWMPQEISMSRDIAQWKDSSALTEDERLIVKRNLGFFTTADSLAANNIVLGTYRHITAPECRQYLLRQAFEEAIHTHAYQYIVESLGLDESEIFNAYQEVSSIRDKDDFLIPFINTLTDPEFKTGTTQADQQLLRSLIVFACIMEGLFFYVGFVQILALGRQNKMQGAAEQYQYILRDESMHCNFGIDLINTLKLENPHLWTPEFREEIKRLMQQAVELEYRYAEDTMPRGVLGLNAAMFKEYLRFIANRRMQQIGIDALYPGASNPFPWMSEMMDLKKEKNFFETRVTEYQTGGALSWD; encoded by the coding sequence ATGCTGAATTTTGAAGAAGATATCCTGATTGCCCCTGCTGCCGCGCCAGCCGCTACCCCAAGCGCAGCATCCGCCATGCCATCTGCCGCCGCCATCGCTAATGCCCACAGCGCCGCCAACCAGCCCAGCGCGACGGGCCGCGTGCAAGCGGTAGACAAGCGCGTGATCAACGGCCAAACCGACGTTAACCAGCTCGTGCCATTCAAATACCACTGGGCGTGGGACAAATACCTGGCAGGCTGCGCCAACCACTGGATGCCGCAAGAAATCTCCATGAGCCGCGACATTGCCCAGTGGAAAGACAGCAGCGCGCTCACCGAAGACGAACGCCTGATCGTGAAGCGCAACCTCGGCTTTTTCACCACCGCCGATTCGCTCGCCGCCAACAACATCGTGCTCGGCACCTATCGCCACATCACCGCGCCCGAGTGCCGCCAATACCTGCTGCGCCAGGCCTTTGAAGAAGCCATCCACACCCACGCCTACCAATACATCGTCGAAAGCCTGGGACTGGACGAAAGCGAAATCTTCAACGCCTATCAAGAAGTCTCCAGCATCCGCGATAAAGACGACTTCCTCATCCCCTTCATCAACACCCTGACCGACCCCGAATTCAAAACCGGCACCACACAAGCCGACCAGCAGCTGCTGCGCTCGCTCATCGTCTTCGCCTGCATTATGGAAGGCCTGTTTTTCTACGTCGGCTTTGTGCAGATACTCGCCCTCGGCCGCCAGAACAAAATGCAAGGCGCCGCCGAGCAATACCAATACATCCTGCGCGATGAATCCATGCACTGCAATTTCGGCATCGACCTCATCAACACCCTCAAGCTCGAAAACCCGCACCTGTGGACCCCCGAATTCCGCGAAGAAATCAAACGCCTGATGCAACAAGCCGTGGAGTTGGAATACCGCTACGCCGAAGACACCATGCCCCGCGGCGTGCTCGGCCTCAACGCCGCCATGTTCAAAGAATACCTCCGCTTCATCGCCAACCGCCGCATGCAGCAAATCGGCATCGACGCCCTATACCCCGGCGCCAGCAACCCCTTCCCCTGGATGAGCGAAATGATGGATTTGAAGAAAGAGAAGAATTTCTTTGAGACCAGAGTGACGGAATACCAGACGGGTGGGGCGTTGAGTTGGGATTAG